GACCTTCTGGGCGATGCCGTCGAAAATGTGGGCCATGCCGACCGCCAGCGTGACCGCGCCACCCGTGCGGCCGCGCAGCGCTTCCTGGGTGCGCTCTTCATAGACGTTGAGGTGGTCGACGTCGGCGCCGATCTCGACGAACCGGTCGTGGTACTGCGGCACCATGCCCAGGTCGGTGTTCATCGCGTAATAGTCGCCCACCGGCAGCGTGGCGGCGGCGATCATCGCGACCACGCCGACCGTGCCTTCGATCAGCATCGCGCCGTAACCGATCGGGCGGGCGTGGCTCTCCTGCTTGATCATCTTCGGCGTGGTGCCGCTGCTCACCAGCGCGTGGAAGCCGCTGATCGCGCCGCACATGATCGTGATGAACAGGAACGGGAAGATCGCCCCCTTCACGGTTGGGCCGCCGTTGAAGAACATCGTGTTGAACGCCGGCGCTTTCAGTTCGGGGTTGGCGATGAAGACGCCGAGGATGAGCGCGATGATCGTGCCGACCTTCAGGAAACTGGAAAGATAATCGCGCGGGCAGAGCAGCACCCACACCGGCAGCACGCTGGCGACGAAGCCGTAGCCGGCCATCGCCCAGGTCACCTGTGTATCGGTCCAATTGAACCACGGCGCAATCGGCGAGTTAGCGACGTACCCGCCCGCGACCGTCGCCACGAGCGTGAGGATCGCCCCGATGATCGACGCCTCGATCACGCGGCCCTTGCGAATGCGATAGGTGTACAGGCCGACGAAGAGCGCGATTGGGATGGTCGCGGCGATCGTGAAGGTGCCCCAGGAGGAGCCGGGGACGAGACGGACGGCGCTCGTGGGCAGGTCGTACTGCGTGACCGTCGGTGTCGCGGCTTCCTGAAGTGGTTCGCTGGGAAAAGCGCTTTCTGGCAACCTGGGAAGCAGGCTGTGCTCGCCTGCGATTTTCAATGTGAACGCTTCCGAAATCGGCATTTCCTGGCGTTGCCCGCCGGACATCCAAGTGAGTTTTGAATTGGGCGGAACCTGATGCAGCGTGTGGTTCTCGACGCTTTGTGAGATCGTCATCCCTTGAGGCATTACGAGGCTCGACCCCGCCGGGTATCGCACCTCTTCCCCACCCAGCGCCTTCACCACCACCTTCCCCAAGCCCGCCAGCGCGATCACAAGGATAAACAGGATCGCGATCGTCGCCGCCGTTCCCGCGGCGGGGCCGACGTCGCTGAGGGCGATCTGGGCGAGACTACGGCCACCCCGCCGCATGCTGGCGGCCAGGGCAATGAAGTCCTGCACTGCGCCGGCGAGGCAGACGCCAATCACGATCCAGAGCAACCCCGGCATGTACCCGAACTGCGCCGCCAGCACGGGCCCGATGAGTGGCCCCGCGCCACTGATGGCCGCGAAGTGGTGACCGAACAGCACCCACTTGGGCGTGGGGTGGTAGTTCTGCCCATCCTCGAACTGGTAAGCGGGGGTCTGCCGGCTGTCGTCGAGCCCCACGACCTTGAAGGCAAGGAAATTGCTGTAGTAGCGGTACGCGATCGCCATCACACAAAGGATGCCGAGCAGCAGGGGCATGGCGTGCATGAACAATGGTCTCCGAAAATCGTGGCCGACTGTATGGGTCGGGGAGTGTAGCAGAATTCGGTGGGACCGCAGCGGCGGGGCCGTCTCTCTTCTGTAGGACAGGCATTCCTGCCTGTCTCTCCCCCCGTCTTATCTCCCCCCGTATTCTCTCCTGTGGCACAGGCATTCTTGCCTGTGTCTCTTCTATCTTTGCTTTCGGATTGGGACAGGCATTCTCCTCCGGACCTATGCACTTGAGAAACTGGCCCGCTGCCGAGCCGTCATCCTGAGGTACTCCGAAGGATCTCCCCCCGTATTAGGTCGCAAAGAGATCCTTCGGAGTACCTCAGGATGCCGATTGCTTCGTCAAGTGCATAAGTCCGTTCTCGTCTGTCTCTCTCTGCACTTCTCCCCATGGATTGACGAGTCGCGAAGGCGCGAAGCCGGACGCGAAGAAATGCAAAGGGCGTTGCGCCGGTTCCCCCTCAATCGCGCAGCGCGGGCGTAGAAATGGATAGCGTCTCTTTGATAACTGAATAGGACAACGCGCGGGTCAGCGCGACCGTCATCGCAACCACTCGATGGTGCAAAATGGTGCACAATGGTGCACGGATTCGTGTTTTGCCTACCCAGACCGCCGTCGGTACATCAGCTTGCAGAGTCTCCATCGCGATTCCTTCGTGTCTTCGCGCCTTCGCGTCTCTGCTCTGCCGATGGAAGCGCAACGGTGGCGCGAAGCGAGGCAGGCAAGACGGTCTGTCCTCCTGAAAGGGAATACGGGGGGAGAGCGGGGGGAGAGACAGGCAGGAATGCCTGTCCTACAGAAGACGCTTCGGGCGCGGAAACGAGCATCGTCGCATCTTCGGGATTAACCAATCGCTCACATATCCCACATCGTGCATTCATGCGCCGCGACCATAACCCTTGCCACTGATTAGTTCAGACCGCTTGAAGATCAACCGGCGTGACCCGTGAGTCGCGCGAACCAGTGGCCAACCATCGCGCCACGCAACTGAGGAGCCTCTATGTCTCACCGCACCCGCTGGCAGATGCCGGCGTTCGTCGCGGGCACGCTCGTGTGTGGCGCCGCCACCGTCGCCCACGCCGAACAACCGTCGCAGCAGGAAATGCAGCAGCAGATCCAGTCGCTGCAACAGCAGATCGACCAACTGAAGAAGCAGCAGCAGGCCGCCCCGGCCACCACCCCCGCGCCGTCGACGCTCGACAGCGTCATGCGCGACGCCGACATGCGCAGCACCCCCACGCTGCAGGCCAGCGCGACCGACTTCACCGCCGGCTACAAGAGCGGCAAGTTCATCATCCAGTCGGCCGACGGGAACTTCTCGATCAACCCGAACTTCCAGTTGAAGGTCCGCAACGTCACGAACATCCGTGACACCGGTGGCGAGGACATCGTCGAGAACGGCTTCGAGATGCGCCGCGTTAAGTTCGGCTTTGCCGGCAACGCCTTCTCGAAGGACCTGACCTACGAGTTCCTCTGGGAAACCTCGCGCAGCACCGGTGGTGTGGCGCTGCAGGATGCCTGGGCCCGCTATCGTTTTGCCCCAAGCTGGCTCGTGCGCGTCGGGCAGTTCAAGGACCCGCTCGGCAAGGAACAGACCGGCAGCAGCAAGCGCCTGATGGCGGCCGAGCGGTCGCTGTTGAACGAGCTGTTGATCGGTGGCGACAACTACGTGCAGGGCGCCACGCTGATCTACGCCCCGAAGGAAAGCAAGTTCAAGGGCGAGTTCGGCGTGACCGACGGCACGCAGTCGGCCAACACCAACTTCCGCGACACCAACGCCGCCGGCGCAGTCGCCGACACCCGTCCCGACTGGGGCGTCGCCGGTCGCGGCGAGCACCAGCTGATCGGTAAGGACTTCAAGGGCTACGACGACTTCAGCGCCATGCTGCAGACCGACACGCTGCTCGTGGTGGGCGCCGGTGTGGACTTCACGCAAAACGGCGATTCCGACCTGCTGACCTATACTGCTGACGTGCAGTTCGAGACCAGCAAGGGCCTGGGCCTGTTCGGCGCCGTCATCGGTCGCTCGGCGACCGAGGTGAACGCCGCCGGCGCCAGCGCCGACGACATCGGATTCCTCGTGCAGGCCAGCCAGATGCTGGGCACCACCTGGGCCAAGGCCGAGTGGGAAGGGTTCGTCCGCTACGACGTGACGCTCCTGGACGACGTCCGCGTCGCCGCCCCGTTCGAAGACGAGGTGCACGAGTTCACCGTCGGCGTGAACGGCTACTTCCATGGCCACGCGTCGAAGGTCACGCTCGACTTCACCTACCTGCCGAACGGCTCGCCGGTGAACGTGGATGGCGCCGGCATCCTGCAGAGCGACGACGACCAGTTCATGATCCGCGCTCAGTACCAGCTGCTGATCTAGTCGACGGTCGTACGAAGCGATCGGCATCTGGTCGATCGGCTTCACATTGCGAACGCGAACGGCACCCGTCGAAGGACGGGTGCCGTTCTTTTGCGAAGACAGCTGTCCTGATGTGCGATCCGCTCCAACAAGCGCGGTGCATGTCAGTCATCACTTCGCAATGCAGAGCACTTGGCAACGGCAGTGCCGAACGAGGTCACTGCTGTCGTATGTTAAGGGTTGGATAAGATCATTAAAGTTGGCCCTGCCGCGCGTACCGATAACCTCAACTAGGTCGTCCTCGAATGGCTGAGCAAGCGCAGAAGTGGGCGGGTTACCCACGCGATCTCAGCGCGGCGACTTCGGAAAGGTAGATGAGGACATGTTAGGACAACTGAAGGCCGCAGCCGTGACTGCGTTGGTCGTCGGATCGATCGTGGCGCCCGCGGCCACCGCCACCGCCGCCGATGCGACGACGTCGACCGCCGCGACGCAGGATCTCTCGAACCAGATCGACGCGCTGCGCAAGCAGATCGACGCCCTGCAGGCCCAGGCCGACCAGCGCGCCGCCACCGCGACGATCGATGCGGTCGTTGAAGACGCTGACCGCCGCAGCGCCGCCCCCACGTTGCAGGCGACCTCGGTCGACTTCACCGGCGGGTACCGCGACGGCAAGTTCACGCTGCAGTCGGCCGACGGGAAGTTCTCGCTGAGCCCGACGGCGCAGCTGCAGTTCCGCAACGTCACGAACATCTCGGATGACGTCGACGGCACCGACACCGAGAACGGGTTCGAGATCCGCCGCGCGAAGATCGGCATCAACGGCAACCTGTACTCGAAGGACCTGACGTACGAGATCCTGTTCGACGTGCCGCGCAACAGCGGCAACGCCGCGCTGCAGTTCGCGTGGGCCAAGTACAAGTTCGCGCCAAGCTGGGCGGTGCGCGTCGGTCAGTTTGGTGACCCGCTGGGCCGCGAACAGACCGGCAGCAGCCGGCGCATGCTGGCGGCCGAGCGGTCGCTGTTGAACGACCTGCTGATCGGCGGCGACAATCCTGTGCAGGGCGCCAGCCTGATCTACGCGCCGACCGACGGGAAGCTGCGCAGCGAGTTCGCGATCACCGACGGCACCGGCCAGCTCAACACGAACTTCCGCGACGTCAGCGGCACCACGCCCGACACGCGCCCCGACTTCGGCCTCGCCGGGCGGGCCGAGTACCAGATCATCGGCAAGAAGTTCAAGGGATACGAGGACTTCACCGCGCTGAAGCAGACCGATACCCTGTTGGTCGCCGGCGCAGGCCTCGACTTCACGCAGAACGGCGACAACGACCTGCTGACCTACACGGTCGATTTGCAGTACGAGAACGCCCGCGGCTTCAACGCCTTCGGCGCGATCGTCGGC
This genomic window from Tepidisphaeraceae bacterium contains:
- a CDS encoding carbon starvation protein A, whose translation is MHAMPLLLGILCVMAIAYRYYSNFLAFKVVGLDDSRQTPAYQFEDGQNYHPTPKWVLFGHHFAAISGAGPLIGPVLAAQFGYMPGLLWIVIGVCLAGAVQDFIALAASMRRGGRSLAQIALSDVGPAAGTAATIAILFILVIALAGLGKVVVKALGGEEVRYPAGSSLVMPQGMTISQSVENHTLHQVPPNSKLTWMSGGQRQEMPISEAFTLKIAGEHSLLPRLPESAFPSEPLQEAATPTVTQYDLPTSAVRLVPGSSWGTFTIAATIPIALFVGLYTYRIRKGRVIEASIIGAILTLVATVAGGYVANSPIAPWFNWTDTQVTWAMAGYGFVASVLPVWVLLCPRDYLSSFLKVGTIIALILGVFIANPELKAPAFNTMFFNGGPTVKGAIFPFLFITIMCGAISGFHALVSSGTTPKMIKQESHARPIGYGAMLIEGTVGVVAMIAAATLPVGDYYAMNTDLGMVPQYHDRFVEIGADVDHLNVYEERTQEALRGRTGGAVTLAVGMAHIFDGIAQKVAGGSQAFVEGLWKYWYHFAIMFEALFILTTIDTGTRVGRFLIQEIGGKLIHPKFGQTDWWPSAVIATALMVCGWAYFLGSDNFATIWGMFGVANQMLAVIALAILSAYLANIGKRRYLWVTICPMLLVLTTTTTAAFVLGHAQVNGFMTQMSKAAGTRNGTILFNSALQTTLIVIMLTCTAIVLVSAARRIWGRPEVRAE
- a CDS encoding porin; protein product: MSHRTRWQMPAFVAGTLVCGAATVAHAEQPSQQEMQQQIQSLQQQIDQLKKQQQAAPATTPAPSTLDSVMRDADMRSTPTLQASATDFTAGYKSGKFIIQSADGNFSINPNFQLKVRNVTNIRDTGGEDIVENGFEMRRVKFGFAGNAFSKDLTYEFLWETSRSTGGVALQDAWARYRFAPSWLVRVGQFKDPLGKEQTGSSKRLMAAERSLLNELLIGGDNYVQGATLIYAPKESKFKGEFGVTDGTQSANTNFRDTNAAGAVADTRPDWGVAGRGEHQLIGKDFKGYDDFSAMLQTDTLLVVGAGVDFTQNGDSDLLTYTADVQFETSKGLGLFGAVIGRSATEVNAAGASADDIGFLVQASQMLGTTWAKAEWEGFVRYDVTLLDDVRVAAPFEDEVHEFTVGVNGYFHGHASKVTLDFTYLPNGSPVNVDGAGILQSDDDQFMIRAQYQLLI
- a CDS encoding porin, with translation MLGQLKAAAVTALVVGSIVAPAATATAADATTSTAATQDLSNQIDALRKQIDALQAQADQRAATATIDAVVEDADRRSAAPTLQATSVDFTGGYRDGKFTLQSADGKFSLSPTAQLQFRNVTNISDDVDGTDTENGFEIRRAKIGINGNLYSKDLTYEILFDVPRNSGNAALQFAWAKYKFAPSWAVRVGQFGDPLGREQTGSSRRMLAAERSLLNDLLIGGDNPVQGASLIYAPTDGKLRSEFAITDGTGQLNTNFRDVSGTTPDTRPDFGLAGRAEYQIIGKKFKGYEDFTALKQTDTLLVAGAGLDFTQNGDNDLLTYTVDLQYENARGFNAFGAIVGRYATEFNAGTVAVPNTETVNDIGFVLQAGQLVGKWAKAEWEVFGRYDFINLAAERVADPYDNQIHEITVGTNAYWQGHNVKGTIDLTYLPNGSPVTSDGNGVLQSADAQFVLRAQLQLAL